The Usitatibacter rugosus genome segment TCGAACTTGTCCGGCGCCGAGACGAAGGGATGGCCGGTGGCGCTCGCGAGCTCCGCGGCGACGCGCTCGCCGAACTCGCGATGCGTGTTGAGCCCCGTGCCCACCGCGGTGCCACCTACTGCGAGCTCGCAGCAATGCGGCAGCGCGTCGCGCAGGTGTCCCACGGCGTGCGCGAGCTGCGCCTTGTAGCCCGACATCTCCTGCCCGAGCGTGAGCGGCGTGGCGTCCTGCAAATGCGTGCGGCCGATCTTCACCACGTCGCGGAAGGCCTCCGACTTCTTCGCGAACGTTCCGCGCAGCGCTTCGAGCGAGGGGATGACGCGCTCGCGAAGCGCCGTGACCGCGGCGACGTTCATCGCGGTCGGGAAGATGTCGTTGGACGATTGGCCGCGGTTCACGTCGTCATTCGGATGCACGAGGCGGCCTTCGCCACGCGGGCCGCCCAGGAGCTCGCTCGCGCGGTTGGCGAGGACCTCGTTCGCGTTCATGTTGGTCTGCGTGCCGGAACCGGTCTGCCACACGACCAGGGGAAACTCGCCGGGCCACTTGCCCGCGAGCACCTCGTCGGCCGCGGCCATGATCGCGTCGGCCTTGTCGGGTGTCAGCGTGCCGAGGTCGCGATTGACCCGGGCGCAGGCACGCTTCACCTGCACGAGGGCCCGTACCAGCTCGTCCGGCATGCGTTCGCCGGAGATCTTGAAGTGCTCGACGGAGCGTTGCGTCTGCGCGCCCCACAGCCGCTCGTCCGGGACCTCGATGGGTCCGAAGGTGTCCTTTTCGATGCGCTTGGCTGCCATGTCACGGCCCCTTGGTAGAATCGACGCCTCCATGAACTATACCGAGCGCTACACCCGCACGGCGATCGCGCTGCACTGGATCGCCGCCGTCCTCATCCTCGGCAACCTTGCGTGGGGCCTGTACATGGTCTCGCTGGAGTTCTCGCCGGCGAAGCTCAAGTACTACTCCTGGCACAAGTGGACGGGCGTGACGATCTTCGTGCTGGCCGCGGCGCGCCTGCTGTGGCGGCTGAAGCATCCCGCGCCGCCCCTGCCCGCGCACATGCCCGTGTGGGAGAGCCGTGCCGCGCATGCCTCGCACATCCTGCTCTATGTCCTATTCTTCGCAGGGCCATTGACGGGCTGGCTCTTCAGCTCCGCCGGCGGTTTCCAGACCGTCTACTTCGGTGTCCTGCCGATTCCCGATCTCCTCGGGAAGGATCGCGAGCTGGCCGATGTTCTCAAGGTGGTGCACCGCTCCACGGTCTATGCGTTAGGTGGACTGATCGCTCTCCACGCCGCGGCCGCCGTGAAGCACCACGTCATCGACCGCGACGATGTCCTCACCCGCATGCTGCCGTTCCTGAAGCCCCGCCCTCCCGCCCCAACTCCTACGGTCCTGCCTCCCACGCCATGAAACGAATCGCCCTCCTGCTCGTTGCCGCGCTCTTCGCGCTCCCGGCTCTCGCCGCGCCGAAGAAGATCGATGCCTCGAAGAGCTACATCCGCTTCGTGTCGAAGCAGATGAACGTCCCCGTCGAAGGCAAGTTCAAGACCCTCGACGGCACCGTGGACTTCGACCCGAAGAAGCCCGAGGCCACGAAGGCCGAGTTCGAGGTGGACCTGGGCTCCATCGACATGGGGACCACGGAAGGCGAGACCGAGGCCAAGCGTCCGCTGTGGTTCAACGTGCCGCAGTTCCCCAAGGGCAAGTTCACCGTGTCCTCGGTGAAGGCCGCGGGCCCGAACAAGTTCGAGGCCGCGGGCGCGCTCACCATCAAGGGCATCACCCAGAACATCACGACGTCGTTCACGCTCAACGACGCCGGAACCACGCGCACCGTCGAAGGCCAGTTCACGCTGAAACGCCTGCAGTTCAAGATCGGCGAGAAGCAATGGGCCGACACCGAAACCGTTGCCGACGACGTCCTCGTCAAGTACCGCTTCGTCCTTCCCCTCTGATTCTTCCTCCAGGAGCCCTGCCCCCTATGAAACGCCTGCTCAT includes the following:
- a CDS encoding cytochrome b — protein: MNYTERYTRTAIALHWIAAVLILGNLAWGLYMVSLEFSPAKLKYYSWHKWTGVTIFVLAAARLLWRLKHPAPPLPAHMPVWESRAAHASHILLYVLFFAGPLTGWLFSSAGGFQTVYFGVLPIPDLLGKDRELADVLKVVHRSTVYALGGLIALHAAAAVKHHVIDRDDVLTRMLPFLKPRPPAPTPTVLPPTP
- the fumC gene encoding class II fumarate hydratase; the protein is MAAKRIEKDTFGPIEVPDERLWGAQTQRSVEHFKISGERMPDELVRALVQVKRACARVNRDLGTLTPDKADAIMAAADEVLAGKWPGEFPLVVWQTGSGTQTNMNANEVLANRASELLGGPRGEGRLVHPNDDVNRGQSSNDIFPTAMNVAAVTALRERVIPSLEALRGTFAKKSEAFRDVVKIGRTHLQDATPLTLGQEMSGYKAQLAHAVGHLRDALPHCCELAVGGTAVGTGLNTHREFGERVAAELASATGHPFVSAPDKFEALAAHDALVNAHGALKGAAASLMKIANDVRLLASGPRSGFGEILIPENEPGSSIMPGKVNPTQAEALTMACCQVMGNDVAVNFGGAQGHLELNVFKPVIAYAFLQSTRLVADASASFDEHCARGIEPNHERIRTLVAGSLMLVTALAPHIGYDKAAEIAKKAHKEGTGLREAALALGHVTAEQFDGWVKPEAMTRPG
- a CDS encoding YceI family protein; this translates as MKRIALLLVAALFALPALAAPKKIDASKSYIRFVSKQMNVPVEGKFKTLDGTVDFDPKKPEATKAEFEVDLGSIDMGTTEGETEAKRPLWFNVPQFPKGKFTVSSVKAAGPNKFEAAGALTIKGITQNITTSFTLNDAGTTRTVEGQFTLKRLQFKIGEKQWADTETVADDVLVKYRFVLPL